A genomic window from Clostridium aceticum includes:
- a CDS encoding HNH endonuclease signature motif containing protein, whose amino-acid sequence MDVDNGMLLCPTHDALFDKGFISFNDDGSIYISNKIDKREYELLNINKDIKLNFKREQLPYIKWHRENEVQ is encoded by the coding sequence CTGGATGTTGATAATGGTATGTTATTATGTCCTACCCATGATGCATTATTTGATAAAGGTTTTATATCATTTAATGATGATGGGAGTATATACATTTCAAATAAGATAGATAAGAGAGAATATGAATTACTGAACATCAATAAAGATATAAAGTTAAATTTTAAAAGAGAGCAACTACCTTATATCAAGTGGCATAGAGAAAATGAAGTGCAGTAA
- a CDS encoding ImmA/IrrE family metallo-endopeptidase: protein MDILKVCQAYDIKVNYENISSAEALLIVSQGKKNIIINGKVLYVPRQRFSIAHEVGHFFIPWHSSMCTCSNIGDFSSSDIQENEADVFASELLIPTNRLLPKIDGKDITLELIKELAQEFHVSLGAMTRKVISNTKDKVIALVYYSNGRKIIQVQSPSFDFNLKPGIIHRSAAKELLRHRYSNEIVRRILNRNVWFHENRDDFRIVEESLYQPNFNRVFTILRIANDSDYYAELF from the coding sequence ATTGATATTTTAAAAGTATGCCAAGCCTATGATATAAAGGTAAATTATGAAAATATAAGCTCTGCCGAAGCACTTTTGATTGTTTCTCAAGGAAAAAAGAATATTATTATAAATGGAAAGGTTTTGTATGTACCAAGACAAAGGTTTTCTATAGCTCATGAAGTAGGACATTTTTTTATTCCTTGGCATAGTAGTATGTGTACATGTTCTAATATTGGGGATTTTAGTTCAAGTGATATTCAGGAGAATGAGGCAGATGTTTTTGCTTCGGAACTATTAATCCCAACCAATAGATTACTTCCTAAAATCGATGGTAAAGATATCACGCTAGAACTAATAAAGGAGTTGGCGCAGGAATTTCATGTATCCTTAGGAGCAATGACGAGAAAAGTAATATCAAATACCAAGGATAAGGTGATTGCATTGGTCTATTACAGTAATGGAAGAAAGATTATTCAAGTACAGTCACCAAGTTTTGACTTTAATTTAAAACCAGGGATTATACATAGATCGGCTGCCAAAGAACTTCTACGCCATAGATATAGCAATGAAATTGTAAGAAGAATTTTAAATCGTAATGTATGGTTCCATGAGAATAGAGATGATTTTAGGATCGTAGAAGAATCACTATATCAGCCTAATTTTAATAGAGTATTTACAATATTAAGAATAGCTAATGATTCCGATTACTATGCTGAGTTGTTTTAA
- a CDS encoding helix-turn-helix domain-containing protein has translation MSKKCYICNSDMEKKTTSINTGWGTYKLTVDGINAYVCPKCNEVTIEGKDAIMLQKLSKSLVEVDEDQKPDVLNLTEVADLLRVSNQTIYNMIKDGRLKAHKFGREWRFLRKDIESFMNGEEAYGIAARGKTGELDKKDTEIISKYL, from the coding sequence ATGAGTAAGAAATGTTATATCTGTAACAGCGACATGGAGAAAAAAACCACATCCATTAATACAGGATGGGGAACTTATAAGTTAACTGTAGATGGCATTAATGCGTATGTATGCCCAAAATGCAATGAGGTTACAATCGAAGGAAAAGATGCTATTATGCTACAAAAGCTTAGCAAAAGCTTAGTAGAGGTAGATGAAGATCAGAAGCCTGATGTTTTAAATTTAACTGAGGTAGCAGATTTACTAAGGGTCAGTAATCAAACAATATATAATATGATTAAAGATGGCAGATTAAAAGCCCATAAATTCGGGAGAGAATGGAGATTTCTTAGGAAGGATATAGAATCCTTCATGAATGGAGAAGAAGCATACGGCATTGCTGCAAGAGGCAAAACAGGAGAGTTAGATAAAAAAGATACTGAAATAATATCTAAATATCTATAA
- a CDS encoding DUF4258 domain-containing protein, with translation MIEQLAEKMIRKKINEGDFDVTEHAMARMTERKIDFNKVLDCIIKGKTVEFQTDRRINDIKVLFQEATDKKPEIYTVVAALDTPLIITVCRTKEEVWECIDNVLQRRERYKR, from the coding sequence ATGATAGAACAGTTAGCTGAAAAAATGATTCGAAAAAAAATTAATGAAGGCGATTTTGATGTTACTGAACATGCAATGGCAAGAATGACAGAACGTAAAATCGACTTTAATAAAGTATTAGACTGTATTATAAAGGGAAAAACCGTAGAATTTCAAACTGATAGAAGAATAAATGATATTAAAGTTTTATTTCAGGAGGCAACAGATAAAAAGCCAGAAATTTATACTGTTGTTGCTGCTTTGGATACTCCTTTAATTATTACCGTATGCAGAACAAAAGAAGAAGTTTGGGAGTGTATTGATAATGTTCTGCAAAGAAGGGAGAGATATAAACGATGA
- a CDS encoding ATP-binding protein, whose amino-acid sequence MRVIEKTDLLICDEWGYIPFEKEGSQLLFQVISECYERRSVIITTNLEFSKWNGIFYDEKLTSAIIDRLVHHSHLLVYTGPSHRLTHSTMKSQ is encoded by the coding sequence TTGAGGGTAATTGAAAAAACAGATTTATTGATATGCGATGAATGGGGTTATATCCCCTTCGAGAAGGAGGGCTCACAACTTCTGTTCCAAGTCATATCGGAATGCTATGAAAGGAGAAGTGTCATCATAACAACCAATCTAGAATTTAGTAAGTGGAATGGCATTTTTTATGATGAAAAACTAACCAGTGCTATTATTGATAGGCTGGTTCACCACAGTCATTTGCTGGTTTATACAGGTCCAAGTCACAGACTAACACACTCAACCATGAAATCCCAATAA
- a CDS encoding ATP-binding protein has translation MPLLQAATPIAVARCDFPLWKTFYKGKTHCSIALGIKACMQGMNVKFYTAANLSNELIEAMEYKRLLKLEKQLAKTDLLIIDEMSYLTFNLHQSELLFKVVADRAEKRSVVVSTNLKFSEWTTLFENETMVAALVDRLTFRSHVLNMNGPSFRSDYSRENPKGGSTND, from the coding sequence TTGCCACTGCTGCAGGCTGCTACACCAATTGCAGTTGCAAGATGCGACTTTCCATTATGGAAAACTTTCTATAAAGGTAAGACCCATTGTTCCATAGCTTTAGGTATTAAAGCCTGCATGCAAGGTATGAATGTCAAATTCTATACGGCAGCGAATCTATCTAATGAACTGATTGAAGCCATGGAATACAAACGCCTCTTAAAACTTGAGAAGCAGCTTGCTAAGACAGATTTACTTATTATAGATGAAATGTCCTATTTAACATTTAACCTGCATCAATCAGAGCTATTATTCAAAGTAGTAGCTGACCGTGCAGAAAAAAGAAGTGTTGTTGTATCTACCAACCTAAAGTTTTCTGAATGGACCACCCTCTTTGAGAACGAAACAATGGTAGCTGCTTTGGTTGATAGACTAACATTCCGTTCACATGTACTGAATATGAATGGTCCATCATTTCGGAGTGATTATTCCAGAGAAAACCCAAAGGGAGGTTCAACAAATGACTAA
- a CDS encoding ATP-binding protein, which produces MVKKFIDIRNLLICDEWGYIPFDAEGSQLLFQVIADCYEKRSLIITTNIEFSKWNGIFYDDQLTAALIDRLVHHSHLIVFGRDSWRLKHSLMKQSNN; this is translated from the coding sequence GTGGTAAAAAAATTCATTGACATTCGCAATCTACTTATCTGTGACGAATGGGGCTATATCCCATTCGACGCAGAAGGATCCCAGCTGCTGTTTCAGGTTATTGCAGACTGCTATGAAAAGCGCAGTCTTATTATTACCACAAACATAGAGTTTAGCAAGTGGAATGGCATTTTCTATGATGACCAGCTCACCGCCGCTCTCATCGACAGGCTTGTTCATCATAGTCATTTAATTGTTTTTGGTCGAGATAGCTGGCGATTAAAGCACTCTTTGATGAAGCAGTCTAACAATTAA
- a CDS encoding transposase domain-containing protein: MVETAKANGLNPYKYLEFLLTRLPGSNYKTNSNSLDLMMPWDELIQTTCKAD; the protein is encoded by the coding sequence TTGGTTGAAACGGCGAAAGCCAATGGACTTAACCCCTACAAATACCTAGAATTTCTTTTAACAAGGTTACCAGGATCTAATTATAAGACTAACTCAAACTCACTGGATCTAATGATGCCTTGGGATGAATTAATTCAAACAACGTGTAAAGCAGATTAA
- a CDS encoding nucleotidyl transferase AbiEii/AbiGii toxin family protein: MSNKAMSLKARIKNLAKQKDMSAQVVLQNYMFERFLERLSKSQYKNKFILKGGMLIAAIVGIDN; this comes from the coding sequence ATGAGCAATAAAGCGATGAGCTTAAAAGCTAGAATCAAAAATCTAGCTAAGCAAAAAGATATGTCTGCTCAAGTAGTTCTTCAAAACTATATGTTTGAGAGGTTCTTAGAGCGTTTATCGAAATCACAGTACAAGAATAAGTTTATACTTAAGGGCGGTATGTTGATTGCAGCTATCGTAGGCATTGATAATTGA